In Hymenobacter volaticus, the genomic window TCCTGTGCAGATCCGGCGCCCCTCGGCTGAAGCTCCTGCCCCCACAGCCACGACGCCTACAGAATAGCATATTCTTCAAGCTCGATTGTTAAGAGCGCAACGCCGCCTGGAGTTTAGCACCAGGCGGCGTTGCGCTCTTCTCTGCTACGGGGTTTCCTATGGCTAGCTACAGGAAATCCGGATTGCTTTCATCCAGTGAACACACTCATCTGTGCCCATAGACGCTCAAACTCACGAACGAAGGGCTGTACTGTAGCGTGGTTATCGGTGATAACAAGATTTTCGAGGTTGTGCTCGGCGGCGGACCGGGTCCAGTTATAAGAGCCAGTTAATACAGTGTGCTTGTCGGCAACGGCAAACTTGTGGTGCATATGATACTCGGTATGATCAATGCGGACCGGAACACCAGCCGCGAAAAGCTGACGCACATCCGAGCCCCGGTCATAGAGTTTATCGTTGTCGGTGAGCAGGCGCACCAGTACGCCCCGGTGGTGAGCCGCAAGTAAGGCGTTGGTCAACCGGTCATCGGCTACAGTAAACACACAGATGTCCAGCTGTCGCGCGGCTTGCCCAATAAAACGCTGAATAGCGGCTACGCATTCAGTGCCTGGGCTGAAGTGCACTTCAGCCCGCGTGGAGCGGGCCGGTGGGGTGGCCGGAGGCAACAGCAAGGCGCTGGCCGCTTCCAGCCATTCCACTACTGCCTTATCCTGAAAGCTATTGAACCGGCTACGGGCTAGCACAAACAACTCGTGACGAAGCTCGTGCAAATCGGTACCATGCTGACCGTGTTCAGCCAAGCGCTGCCGCAGTTGTCGCGCTTCCTCCATCGACAGGGTCGAGTCGGCAAAAGCTCGCTTGAAGTGCTGCAACAAGTCCGTTGTGGCAGCCGCTAAGCGGCTCGTTCCGTGCAAGTTCTGCGACATAGCTGGCAGGTAATGGATTAGAATAGCACACCACTCTCTTTGACCTTGGGTAAGAGCTTCTACCTCAAGCTCGACTAACATTGCACCAAGTGTTCAACTTCAGTACTCTTTGCGGAGGTACCTTATGGCAGCGTAAGTTCTTGGGGTACAGCTATTCCAGTGAGAGCCTTCGCCACGCGAGTTTGAGCTTTTTGCAAAGCTTTAGCATAGGGCTCATGAAGCACGCGCAATGGTGGACCATCAGGCTGCACTACCGCATCCCAAAGCCCCGAACGGTGCCACTCTTGGTCCAGGAAATCCCAGTCGGGTCGGTCGAGGATAGGGTAGAGGCACACGCCCCACAAGGGTACACCCATTTGCAACGCGGCAACGCATTCCTTGCCAATCATATCCATCCATTGCGGCCGGTCCACGCCGGGGTGGCTGGTTTCGGTAAGCACGACGGGCTTGTGGTAGCGCTTGTGGGCGTCTGCCAGCAAATGCCGCAAAGGGCGCCATCTACGGTCGGCGGGCCGATCGGCCCACGGAATACGGGCCCGGGGCTCGATATCCCATTGGTTGTCGTAGTAAAAGTTGAAGCCGAGAATGTCTAGGTATTCGGGCCGGCCGCCGAGCTCAGGACACATGCGGCCCGTTAGCATATCAACCGCCTGAAACTGATTTTCGTGGTGTTCAGCCGCCCGAATTTTCTCGTTGTGATTGGAGCCTGCCCTAGGGCGGATATTGACGAGCGGTTCCGTTGTAAGAATTCGCACGCTTGGGTCAACCTCACGCATGGCCCGTACTCCTTCAATGTAGGCTCGCATCAAGCCGTACTTCACTTCCCACCCTTGGTGTATACAGTAAGGAGCAGTGCCCCGAGCGTCACCGCCCAGCCAACTTATAAAGCTAACCTCGTTGATGGGAGTCACAATTAGCTCGCCTTCAGGCTGTTCTTCCCGATATAATTGTACGAAGGCTCTGCATAGTGCTGCAAAGCGCCGCGCAAACATCGGGTGCAAGGGTGTTAGGTCGTCGGGATAGCCGAAGTGACAAATGTCCCAGAGCTGCTGAATGCCGTGGCGCCGGCCTGCGGCTAGCATAGTACGCACCGTGCTCCAGTCGTACTGGTAAGGGGTTTTCTCGATCTGGCTCCATCGAATGCCTTCGCGTACCGTGCCTAGGTTATGGTGCTGAAGGTCTTGATAGTCTTGATCGAGGAGCTGTAAATGGCCGGTGAGCGGCAAAAAATCTACGCGGTGACCAAAGCAGTTGAGCTGATCGGTGCATTCGTAGCCAGCCATCCAAAATGATTGGAAGGGATTGTTGCCAGTAGGGGGCATAGGTGCGGAGTTGGAAAAGGACACGCTTCGGCTTTGCCAAGCTTATGAACTACCTTTTACCGCAAAAGGTAAGGTTGAGTTGCTGGGATGAAAGCAAACCGTTGCGGCGTTTGCAACAACAGTAGGCAAGCTCGCAAGAGCAACTCACATTGACCTGCCCACAAAAAATCTTCTTTACCCGGCGCTATTTAGTGCCGCTATATCTGCGGCGATACGGCCGAAGAATCGGAGGCCAGTGGTGCGCGTTGCTTGCCGGCAATGGACTTGGCTTCAATAAAAATGCGCTTGAAGTCAGGATACTTGGCCCGTATAACGTCTTGTAGTCGTCGGACAGCTTGCTCCACTTCATTGGCCGAAAGATGATCCTGGAACTCTACGTCAAGCGCAAGCACGACATCGTGGGGACCTAAATACATGGTAAGCGGCCGGCGAATAGCTTCTACTGCATGATCCTGACGGGCTAACGCCTCAAGACCATCCAGCGTCTCATCATCTACCCCTTCACCTACTAGCAGGCCCTTGGTTTTGTAAATCAAGAAGATAGCCACCGATACCAACAGGATGCCAATACAAATGGAGGCGCCTCCGTCAAAGAATGGATTGTTGAGCAGGTGCCCGAAGTAAACGCCTGCCAACGCTATGACCAAGCCAACCAAAGCAGCCATATCTTCCATCAGAATGGCGAAAACCGAAGGGTCTTTGCTGCGGCCCAGCGTTTCCAAGAAGCCAGATTCGCCCCGGCCCTTGTTGAACTCACGGAACGCTAAGAAGCAGGAAATGCCCTCGAACAAGAGCGATAAGCCAAGTACCACGTAGTTCCAGGTAGGGTCAGTGATGGGCGAAGGGTGCCGCAAGTGCTCAACACCTTCGTAGAACGACATGCCGCCACCTACCGAGAATACCAGAATGGCCACAATCAGCGACCAGAAATACAGTTCTTTGCTGCGCCCGAAGGGGTGACGGGTATCAGCTGGCTTCTCGGCCTGTTTTACGCCGTACAGAATCAGAATCCCGTTGCCACTGTCCACGAGGGAGTGAATACCTTCCGAGAGCATAGCCGAGCTACCAGTGAAGAAAGCCGCCACAAACTTGGAAATAGCAATGGCGACATTGGCCCCAATAGCCCCGTAGATGGCAATTTTAGAAGATCCAGCAGACATGAACGACGTAGTTTAGCAGCCCTAAATAAAGCAAACAGGCTACTGACGGTACGAAGCTATGCAAAGCGAGGTTGACGAAACGCGTATTCAAGAAGACGTAGCTAAACTGTGCCGGCGCAGGCAGGTTAGGGCACGCAGGGCCAATCAAAAAGCAGCCGGCTAAACTTTTGCCTCGAACAATTCCATTTAATCCGACTTTTACGCCCCTATGGCTGAACCTGCTACTCCCAACTCGGTTGCTTCTGCTGCTCCACTTCGTCGGCGCTTGGGGCTGATCCAGGCCACGGCGCTCAACATGATTGACATGGTGGGTATCGGGCCCTTCGTTACGTTGCCGCTGGTGATGGGGTTCATGGGGCCGAACTTCCTGCTTGGCTGGTTGGCCGGCGCAGTACTAGCGCTGATAGACGGGTTGATTTGGAGTGAGTTAGGCGCCGCTTACCCCGAAGCAGGAGGATCTTACCGGTTTCTGAAGCTAGCCTACGGCGAACAGAAATGGGGCCGGTTGATGTCGTTTCTTTACGTGTGGCAAACGTTGGTACAAGCTCCGCTGGTTGTGGCGTCGGGCGCCATTGGCTTCGCGCAATACTTCAGCTATCTGGTGCCTCTCAACGATACGTGGCAACCCAAAGTGGTATCGGGAGGCGTGGTCTTGCTGCTGATTGCGCTGCTCTACCGTCGCATCGACGATATTGGTCGGCTCGGAGTCATGCTTTGGGTGGGCGTACTGGGCTTGATGGGTTGGTTGATTTTCGGCGGCCTTACCCACGCAAACCATGCGGTAGCTTGGCTCCCCGCTGGTGGGGTTGGCGGGTTGTTGTCATGGCACGACGGGCAATTGACGGGCCTACTGCTCTCGGCAGCACTGGGGCAAGCGGCCGTCAAAACCATTTACTCTTATCTGGGCTACTACAACGTGTGCCATCTGGGCGGCGAAATAACGAACCCGCAACAAGTTATTCCGCGCAGTATTTTCTTGAGCATCCTAGGCATTATGGCGTTGTATCTGCTCCTCAACTGGAGTGTAGGAACCGTTATACCGTGGCAGGAAGCCAGCAAATCCCAGTTTATTGTAAGCTCCTTCGTAGAGAAAATCTACGGTGCCACCGCCGCCAAAGCCGCAACGGCACTGGTGCTGTGGGTGGCATTTGCGTCGTTGTTTGCTGTGTTGTTGGGCTACTCCCGCATTCCGTATGCGGCGGCAGCCGATGGCGAGTTTTTGCCGGTTTTCGCCAAGACCCATCCTACTAAGGAATTTCCACATGTGTCCTTGCTGATACTAGGAGGCGTAGGCTTTGTGTTCAGCTTACTGTTTCGGTTAGGAGAGGTCATCAGCGCCATCTTAGCTATGCGAATTCTAGTGCAATTCGTGGGGCAAGCGGTGGGGCTGGTACTACTACGCCGACGGCGCGGCACCCAAGGACTGCCCTTCAAAATGCCTTTGTATCCGCTGCCAGTGGTAGTAGCCGTGGTGGTATGGCTGTGGGTTTTTGCGAGTATCAAAGATGGCGCCGTGCTGTACGAAGATGCCAGCACCCGCATTTTTCTGCCCTTCCAAGTAGCCGCCTTGCTGATGATGGCGTTGGGCAGCATCGTGTTCTTGCTTTGGAGCCGCCGACTGGGAAGGTGGCCGTTTGAGAAGTAAATTATATTTTTGCTAGAACACTTGTCTTTTATTTAGTATTGTGAGACGTTTATTTTATCTTTTTTTAATCTGGTCAGCTTTATCAGGTTTTTCTGCCTGTGCACAAGTGTCAACCACATCTGATACTGAGTACTTGCGGTGGAGCGCCACTCGTCGTCTCTGTGCCGCCGACTTTCAGATGCCACTTAAGCCTCACAATAACTTGAAGGGCAGCAACGCCGCATTCAGTTTTAGTATGGACGGCCATACATACGACCTGCTCGGTAAGCGTAGCAATGATATCATCGTCAACCAAATGTTGCGCACCGCTTCGTGGATAGATACAAACAACCCGGCCGCTATAGAACAGCAGATTCTATTTCACCAAACTTTATTCGACATTCAAGAAATATACGTTCGACGCCTCAGGCAGCAGGCTCGCGCAGGGGTTAAAAAGATGATCCTCATCGGTAAGCCTGATATTAATGACTTGGTCAATCAGCAGATGAAGGCTTCGCAAATACGCCAGGCAGAATATGCAGAAGAAACCGATTACGGCACGTTGCCTGGCACTCAGGCCGTTTGGGAAGCAAAAATTCAGCAAGAACTTCAGGCTTTAGAAGCGTATAAGGCTTCCAACGAATAACACCGTTGAAACCGAGCTATAATAAATTGCTAACTACCAAGCCCGTACCAGTGCCACCCCGGCGAATGTAGCCAGTAGGCCGAGCAGCACGCTGCCGGCTACGTATAGGGCCACTAACAAATAATGCTCAGTTTCAAGCAGGGTAAGCGTTTCGTAAGAGAAGGTAGAGAATGTAGTGAAGCCGCCACAGAAGCCCGTGGTAAGCAGGAGCCGTAGTATTGGTGAGGCCAACGTTCCTTTTTCGGCTAGTGCGTAGAACAAGCCTATCAGCAAACAACCCAACACGTTGACTAGTAGTGTGCCCAACGGGAAAGGGTGCGTGAAATGCCGGACCACGGCCATTTGCGCCAAGTAGCGGCTTACACTCCCTACGGCTCCACCGACGGCAACAACAGCTAGAAATCGAAGCATGATAGAGTAGTGAAGTGTAGTAGAGTATGGCTCGTGGGCATGCGAATCTGCGCGTTTAGATTCTAAATCTCATCAACCCGCCTGTTCATCTCACAGAATCAACACCAGCGTACCCCAATGATAAGTGCTGCGCCTAAAGCTACTTTCAGCGTAAGTGTCTCACCCAGAAATAGTACCGACAGCACAATCGCAATAGCCACGCTCAATTTATCAACGGGTGCTACCTGCGACACCTTGCCTAGCTGCAATGCCTTAAAGTAAAATATCCACGATAACCCCGTTGCCATACCCGATAACACCAGAAACAGCCAGTTGCGGGGCGTAAGGGAATAGAAGTCAGTGGCGCTATCGCGGGCGAGAACAATACCCCAAGCAACTACCAAAATCACAACGGTCCGAATAGCCGTGGCTAGGTCAGAATTTACCCCTTTGATGCCCACTTTGGCTAGGATAGCGGTGAGAGCAGCAAAAACTGCCGAGAGCAAGGCATAGGTCCACCACATTGAACTGTCAATTACGAGTTGCTAATTGCCAGTGTACGAATCAACAATACAAACAGGCAATGGCAGCTACTAGCTGA contains:
- a CDS encoding EamA family transporter; amino-acid sequence: MWWTYALLSAVFAALTAILAKVGIKGVNSDLATAIRTVVILVVAWGIVLARDSATDFYSLTPRNWLFLVLSGMATGLSWIFYFKALQLGKVSQVAPVDKLSVAIAIVLSVLFLGETLTLKVALGAALIIGVRWC
- a CDS encoding APC family permease, coding for MAEPATPNSVASAAPLRRRLGLIQATALNMIDMVGIGPFVTLPLVMGFMGPNFLLGWLAGAVLALIDGLIWSELGAAYPEAGGSYRFLKLAYGEQKWGRLMSFLYVWQTLVQAPLVVASGAIGFAQYFSYLVPLNDTWQPKVVSGGVVLLLIALLYRRIDDIGRLGVMLWVGVLGLMGWLIFGGLTHANHAVAWLPAGGVGGLLSWHDGQLTGLLLSAALGQAAVKTIYSYLGYYNVCHLGGEITNPQQVIPRSIFLSILGIMALYLLLNWSVGTVIPWQEASKSQFIVSSFVEKIYGATAAKAATALVLWVAFASLFAVLLGYSRIPYAAAADGEFLPVFAKTHPTKEFPHVSLLILGGVGFVFSLLFRLGEVISAILAMRILVQFVGQAVGLVLLRRRRGTQGLPFKMPLYPLPVVVAVVVWLWVFASIKDGAVLYEDASTRIFLPFQVAALLMMALGSIVFLLWSRRLGRWPFEK
- a CDS encoding cation diffusion facilitator family transporter, giving the protein MSAGSSKIAIYGAIGANVAIAISKFVAAFFTGSSAMLSEGIHSLVDSGNGILILYGVKQAEKPADTRHPFGRSKELYFWSLIVAILVFSVGGGMSFYEGVEHLRHPSPITDPTWNYVVLGLSLLFEGISCFLAFREFNKGRGESGFLETLGRSKDPSVFAILMEDMAALVGLVIALAGVYFGHLLNNPFFDGGASICIGILLVSVAIFLIYKTKGLLVGEGVDDETLDGLEALARQDHAVEAIRRPLTMYLGPHDVVLALDVEFQDHLSANEVEQAVRRLQDVIRAKYPDFKRIFIEAKSIAGKQRAPLASDSSAVSPQI
- a CDS encoding amine oxidase, with the protein product MPPTGNNPFQSFWMAGYECTDQLNCFGHRVDFLPLTGHLQLLDQDYQDLQHHNLGTVREGIRWSQIEKTPYQYDWSTVRTMLAAGRRHGIQQLWDICHFGYPDDLTPLHPMFARRFAALCRAFVQLYREEQPEGELIVTPINEVSFISWLGGDARGTAPYCIHQGWEVKYGLMRAYIEGVRAMREVDPSVRILTTEPLVNIRPRAGSNHNEKIRAAEHHENQFQAVDMLTGRMCPELGGRPEYLDILGFNFYYDNQWDIEPRARIPWADRPADRRWRPLRHLLADAHKRYHKPVVLTETSHPGVDRPQWMDMIGKECVAALQMGVPLWGVCLYPILDRPDWDFLDQEWHRSGLWDAVVQPDGPPLRVLHEPYAKALQKAQTRVAKALTGIAVPQELTLP
- a CDS encoding phospholipase D-like domain-containing protein, which gives rise to MSQNLHGTSRLAAATTDLLQHFKRAFADSTLSMEEARQLRQRLAEHGQHGTDLHELRHELFVLARSRFNSFQDKAVVEWLEAASALLLPPATPPARSTRAEVHFSPGTECVAAIQRFIGQAARQLDICVFTVADDRLTNALLAAHHRGVLVRLLTDNDKLYDRGSDVRQLFAAGVPVRIDHTEYHMHHKFAVADKHTVLTGSYNWTRSAAEHNLENLVITDNHATVQPFVREFERLWAQMSVFTG
- the crcB gene encoding fluoride efflux transporter CrcB; this translates as MLRFLAVVAVGGAVGSVSRYLAQMAVVRHFTHPFPLGTLLVNVLGCLLIGLFYALAEKGTLASPILRLLLTTGFCGGFTTFSTFSYETLTLLETEHYLLVALYVAGSVLLGLLATFAGVALVRAW